In Fimbriimonadia bacterium, a single window of DNA contains:
- a CDS encoding DegT/DnrJ/EryC1/StrS family aminotransferase produces MSDRLAILGGAPVREGALGRWPLVDERDEQAVLRVLRSGRWGRSGDGELERFEARFAEYCGARFGVTVTNGTVALRIALWAAGVGPDDEVIVPPYTFLATATAVVECNATPVFVDIEPDTYNLDPTLLEQAITARTKAVIPVHFAGLPADMDTICEIARRYGITVIEDAAHAHGSAYKGRRCGSLGDMACFSFQSSKNLTSGEGGIILTSDEQLFELCRSIHNCGRMPHGQWYDHNIMSGNYRLSELQAALLHAQMDRLDELAARRESVAHRLGHLLSDVPGIEPLPYGPHTTAHAYHLYVIRYDERVYGVDRATFCRAMQAEGVPLSEGYVLPLYRQPLFANRAFGPFMIAEDTDYNAVSCPVCERACSTEGTWLWQGHLLASDEDIERVGEAFHKLYRLRDQLREVPAC; encoded by the coding sequence ATGTCTGACAGGCTGGCGATTCTCGGTGGGGCTCCGGTGCGTGAAGGAGCGCTCGGACGGTGGCCCCTGGTGGACGAGCGTGACGAACAAGCGGTGCTGCGCGTTCTGCGATCGGGTCGCTGGGGGCGGTCCGGGGACGGGGAGCTGGAGCGATTCGAGGCGCGCTTCGCCGAGTATTGCGGAGCGCGTTTCGGCGTCACGGTAACGAACGGAACCGTTGCCCTGCGCATCGCGCTGTGGGCCGCGGGAGTCGGACCCGACGACGAAGTGATCGTCCCGCCGTATACCTTCCTCGCCACTGCAACGGCCGTGGTGGAGTGCAATGCTACGCCGGTTTTCGTGGACATCGAGCCGGATACCTATAACCTGGACCCGACACTGCTCGAGCAGGCCATCACCGCCCGCACGAAAGCGGTGATTCCCGTTCACTTCGCAGGCCTGCCCGCGGACATGGACACGATCTGCGAGATCGCACGCCGTTACGGCATCACCGTGATCGAGGACGCCGCGCATGCGCATGGATCCGCCTACAAGGGTCGCAGGTGCGGCTCGCTCGGGGATATGGCATGCTTCTCCTTTCAGTCTTCGAAGAACTTGACTAGCGGAGAGGGCGGAATCATCCTAACATCCGATGAGCAGCTCTTCGAGCTTTGTCGCTCCATACATAACTGCGGCAGGATGCCCCACGGACAGTGGTATGACCATAACATCATGAGTGGGAACTACCGTCTGTCCGAGCTGCAGGCTGCGCTGTTGCACGCACAGATGGACCGGCTGGACGAGCTGGCAGCACGGCGAGAGTCCGTGGCGCACAGGCTCGGACATCTCTTGAGTGACGTGCCCGGCATCGAGCCGTTGCCGTACGGACCACACACCACCGCACATGCTTACCACTTATACGTTATACGGTATGACGAGCGCGTGTACGGTGTGGACCGTGCGACATTCTGCAGAGCGATGCAAGCGGAAGGGGTTCCACTCAGTGAAGGGTACGTACTGCCGCTGTATCGCCAGCCACTCTTTGCGAACCGCGCCTTCGGGCCGTTCATGATCGCCGAAGACACGGACTACAATGCCGTGTCGTGCCCCGTGTGCGAACGAGCGTGCAGCACGGAAGGCACCTGGCTCTGGCAAGGACATCTGCTGGCATCCGACGAGGACATCGAGCGCGTGGGCGAGGCGTTCCACAAGCTGTACCGCCTGCGCGACCAGCTACGAGAGGTGCCCGCTTGTTAG